One Roseimaritima multifibrata DNA window includes the following coding sequences:
- a CDS encoding SGNH/GDSL hydrolase family protein produces the protein MNDRRNFLRSGLALASLANLTVFASAREPGATARSSAAEGYGYRLPAFKHGSRLLFQGDSITDMKWGRNQKDRNHYLGHSYVFLLAARLGVDMPEAELDFYNRGISGHKVGDLRDRWLADAIDMKPDLLSILIGVNDVGRNLDGVDVDKWETDYRFILNASRKANPELKLVLLDPFVLPSGRLAQEAMFKKWRDQVERLIPIVGRLAEEFDAVHVKTQDVFDAAAEKVSPEHWLWDGVHPLPQGHELIARNWLYEVSARWGTA, from the coding sequence ATGAATGATCGACGTAACTTCCTCCGGAGTGGTCTCGCTTTGGCCAGCTTGGCAAACTTGACGGTCTTTGCGAGTGCTCGGGAACCAGGGGCGACCGCTAGGTCGTCTGCCGCCGAAGGATACGGATATCGCTTGCCTGCATTTAAGCATGGTAGCCGTCTGCTTTTTCAAGGGGATTCGATCACCGATATGAAGTGGGGACGCAATCAAAAGGATCGAAATCACTATCTCGGGCACAGCTACGTCTTTCTGCTTGCCGCGCGTCTTGGAGTCGATATGCCGGAGGCGGAGCTGGATTTCTATAACCGTGGAATCAGTGGCCACAAGGTCGGAGATTTACGCGATCGTTGGCTGGCGGATGCAATCGACATGAAGCCTGATCTGCTCAGTATCCTCATCGGCGTTAACGACGTTGGAAGGAATCTTGATGGCGTGGACGTCGATAAATGGGAAACCGACTATCGATTCATTCTTAACGCTAGCCGCAAAGCGAACCCGGAATTGAAGCTGGTTTTGCTGGATCCTTTTGTGTTGCCCTCCGGCCGGTTGGCTCAAGAAGCCATGTTCAAAAAGTGGCGTGATCAAGTCGAACGTCTGATACCGATTGTCGGTAGGCTTGCGGAGGAATTTGATGCGGTGCATGTTAAAACTCAGGACGTGTTTGATGCGGCTGCCGAAAAAGTTTCTCCGGAACATTGGTTGTGGGATGGTGTGCATCCGCTTCCGCAGGGGCACGAATTGATCGCACGGAACTGGCTGTACGAAGTCAGCGCTCGTTGGGGGACGGCATGA
- a CDS encoding fatty acid desaturase family protein, which yields MRSGKELLIASRQYASEQRWKSWWHLWSTLTLAVTFLAIACLPLPWFVCVTSSVLASLVLIRLFIIYHDYMHGTILSGSRVAGGILRLYGTLVLSPPSIWKHSHDEHHKNNARHFGTTLGTFPVMSTSDYAQATPLQRFHYAVSRHPLTLLLAYVTIFFWEMCLHAFLMNPRKNVDGALAIVLHISIAVAIGFVSIQALLLGMLLPMAIITCIGSYLFYAQHNFPGMIRREGSEWDHVYAALQSSSFMKMGVIMRWCTGNIGYHHVHHLNAKIPFYRLPEAMAGIQELQSPVVTTLHVPDIIQCMRLKLWDPLANRLLTFSEAKELA from the coding sequence GTCACTTTTCTGGCTATCGCCTGCCTTCCCTTGCCCTGGTTTGTCTGTGTCACCAGTAGCGTCCTGGCCAGCCTTGTGTTGATCCGGTTGTTCATTATCTACCATGATTACATGCATGGAACGATTCTGAGCGGCTCGCGTGTTGCCGGTGGCATCTTGCGACTGTATGGCACGTTGGTGCTCAGTCCTCCGTCGATCTGGAAGCATTCCCACGACGAACATCACAAGAACAATGCAAGGCATTTTGGGACGACGTTGGGGACGTTTCCTGTGATGAGTACCTCCGATTACGCTCAGGCTACCCCGTTGCAGCGTTTTCACTATGCCGTGTCGCGACATCCACTCACACTCCTCCTGGCTTACGTGACCATCTTCTTTTGGGAGATGTGTCTGCATGCGTTCTTGATGAACCCCAGGAAGAACGTTGACGGGGCACTGGCGATCGTGTTGCATATCAGTATTGCTGTTGCCATTGGTTTTGTTTCGATTCAGGCGTTGCTGCTGGGAATGCTCTTGCCGATGGCGATCATCACGTGCATAGGCTCTTATTTGTTTTATGCGCAGCACAACTTCCCCGGCATGATTCGTCGTGAGGGGAGCGAATGGGATCACGTCTACGCCGCGCTGCAGTCGTCCAGCTTTATGAAGATGGGCGTGATCATGCGTTGGTGTACTGGGAACATTGGCTATCACCATGTGCATCATTTGAATGCCAAGATTCCGTTTTACCGGTTGCCCGAAGCAATGGCCGGCATCCAGGAACTACAATCGCCCGTCGTCACCACGCTGCACGTCCCGGACATCATTCAGTGCATGCGACTGAAACTCTGGGACCCCCTAGCAAACCGCTTGCTAACCTTCAGCGAAGCCAAAGAATTGGCCTAA